Proteins encoded in a region of the Populus alba chromosome 13, ASM523922v2, whole genome shotgun sequence genome:
- the LOC118060900 gene encoding inactive glucose-6-phosphate 1-dehydrogenase 4, chloroplastic: MSLSFPTLSIPSWDSSTSRPIPQCSSSLNVSAGSLQVVTKNSGGGAGLCRRFCGLKLWVIKRFNLWKKNREFGPLKEFMTIKYQSLPDDSAEETKRLSKSEESSLHELQADPFTNVVPSRSHSLNHATEGGRGPSLCIAVIGATGELARAKIFPALFALYYSGFLPEDVVIFGYSRKDLTDEDLRSIIASTLTCRIDHQQNCGDKMEAFLSKTYYLNGGYDNCVGMSNLNARMEQIEGGSKANRIFYLSVPQEALLDVASCLADNAQTCKGWNRIIIEKPFGFDALSSQQFTKSLLSKFEEKQLYRIDHLLGRNLIENLTVLRFSNLVFEPLWSRTYIRNIQIILSEDLHSQTRRYFDGYGIIRDIVHSHILQTIALLAMEPPISLDGEDIRNEKVKVLRSIRRLDPSDVILGQYKSTSGDKVNLNNLTPTFFAAALYIDNARWDGVPFLIKTGLGLIKHRVEIRINFHNVPGNLYRERLGHNIDLATNELILSDAPDEAILVKINNKIPGLGLQLDASELNLLYKDKYSAEVPDSYEHLLLDVIDGDNHLFMRSDELAAAWNILTPILQEIDKNNATPELYEVGGRGPVGPYYLYAKHGVRWIDD; this comes from the exons ATGTCACTTTCTTTTCCAACTTTATCAATACCCTCTTGGGATTCTTCAACTTCTAGACCCATTCCTCAATGTTCAAGTTCTCTTAATGTCTCTGCTGGTAGCTTGCAG GTGGTGACAAAGAATTCTGGAGGAGGTGCTGGTTTATGTAGAAGGTTTTGTGGATTAAAGCTATGGGTGATTAAAAGATTCAATCTTTGGAAAAAGAATAGGGAGTTTGGGCCTTTGAAGGAGTTCATGACTATTAAGTATCAAAGTTTGCCAGATG ATTCTGCTGAAGAGACTAAAAGACTTTCGAAATCTGAAGAAAGTTCATTGCATGAGCTTCAAGCTGATCCCTTCACAAATGTGGTGCCTTCACGAAGTCATTCCTTGAATCATGCGACTGAGGGTGGTAGAGGGCCTTCTCTCTGCATTGCAGTTATTGGAGCTACTGGTGAGCTTGCAAGGGCGAAGATTTTTCCAGCATTATTTGCTCTGTATTACAGTGGCTTTCTACCTGAG GATGTTGTCATCTTTGGTTATTCAAGAAAGGATTTGACGGATGAAGATCTGAGATCCATTATAGCTTCAACTTTGACTTGTCGCATTGATCATCA ACAGAACTGTGGTGACAAAATGGAAGCTTTTCTTAGCAAAACTTACTATCTTAATGGAGGTTATGATAACTGTGTCGGGATGTCAAATCTAAATGCCAGAATGGAGCAAATTGAG GGGGGATCTAAAGCAAACAGGATATTCTACCTATCTGTGCCACAAGAAGCACTTCTTGATGTTGCATCCTGTCTAGCTGATAATGCCCAAACTTGTAAGGGCTGGAATCGTATAATAATTGAGAAACCTTTTGGGTTTGATGCACTTTCTTCTCAACAATTCACAAAGTCTCTTCTCTCTAAGTTTGAGGAGAAGCAGTTATACAG GATAGATCATCTCTTAGGAAGGAACCTCATTGAGAACCTTACAGTGTTAAGGTTCTCTAATCTGGTCTTTGAGCCATTATGGAGCCGAACTTATATACGCAATATACAG ATCATTTTGTCAGAAGACTTACACTCGCAGACAAGAAG GTATTTTGATGGTTATGGGATCATTAGGGACATAGTGCACAGCCATATACTTCAGACAATAGCATTACTTGCCATGGAGCCACCAATAAGTCTTGATGGAGAAGATATTAGAAATGAAAAG GTCAAGGTTCTAAGATCAATCCGCAGATTGGATCCTAGTGATGTCATTCTTGGTCAATATAAATCTACTTCTGGAGACAAAGTAAATTTAAACAATTTGACACCAACCTTCTTCGCTGCTGCGTTATACATCGATAATGCACGCTGGGATGGTGTgccttttctaattaaaactgGCCTGGGACTCATCAAACACAG AGTGGAGATACGTATAAATTTCCATAATGTCCCAGGAAACCTTTATCGTGAACGCCTTGGGCATAACATTGATCTGGCTACTAATGAGCTGATTCTGAGTGATGCACCTGATGAAGCTATCCTGGTCAAGATTAATAATAAGATTCCAGGACTAGGCTTGCAGTTGGATGCTTCTGAACTTAACTTGCTCTATAAGGACAA GTATAGTGCGGAGGTGCCCGATTCATATGAGCATCTTCTTCTTGATGTCATTGATGGAGACAACCATCTCTTCATGAGAAGCGATGAGCTTGCAGCTGCATGGAATATTCTAACTCCAATTCTACAGGAAATAGACAAGAACAATGCAACACCAGAACTCTATGAAGTGGGAGGTAGAGGTCCAGTTGGACCATATTACCTTTATGCAAAACATGGGGTTCGGTGGATAGACGACTGA